A stretch of the Kineococcus rhizosphaerae genome encodes the following:
- a CDS encoding HNH endonuclease, which yields MDTTIHRQALKLCQSHAKQHLAGKPLSQLRTWALVREGLCRIEGCEGPCANSHGLCAEHRARHRAGRPDWDAPIKRLERERGTGTINSNGYLVVPNPQGGRPRLAHHVAFEAAWGKGIRTDKGEQIHHINGDRLDNQTDGPPRMNQRGNLWTGNLELWSTSQPAGQEIGPKINWAIEFLGRYANELDSQRAYLVAEELETLANNLRD from the coding sequence GTGGACACAACCATCCACCGCCAGGCTCTGAAGCTGTGTCAGAGCCACGCCAAGCAGCATCTCGCTGGCAAGCCCTTGAGCCAACTGCGAACTTGGGCATTGGTGCGCGAGGGCCTCTGTCGCATTGAGGGATGCGAAGGCCCGTGCGCTAACTCACACGGTCTCTGCGCCGAGCACCGAGCTCGGCACCGAGCTGGCCGGCCGGACTGGGATGCACCGATCAAGCGTCTCGAACGTGAGCGGGGCACCGGAACCATCAACTCCAACGGCTACCTTGTAGTGCCCAACCCTCAGGGAGGGCGACCTCGCCTGGCACATCATGTCGCCTTTGAAGCTGCGTGGGGCAAGGGAATCCGTACCGACAAAGGCGAGCAAATCCACCACATCAACGGCGACAGGCTCGACAACCAGACAGACGGTCCGCCTCGGATGAACCAGCGGGGAAACCTATGGACCGGTAACTTGGAGCTTTGGTCGACATCTCAGCCTGCCGGACAAGAAATTGGGCCGAAAATAAATTGGGCGATCGAGTTTCTTGGCCGATACGCCAATGAACTCGACTCGCAACGCGCATATTTAGTCGCCGAAGAACTCGAGACTTTGGCGAATAACCTCAGAGACTGA